In Patescibacteria group bacterium, a single genomic region encodes these proteins:
- the leuS gene encoding leucine--tRNA ligase: protein MKPQKLLPPYDHLAIEPKWQKQWAKKKIYATKESQAKKGVVANGTAAAKKFYALDMFPYPSGEGLHVGHPKGYIATDVVSRMKRMQGHSVLHPMGFDAFGLPAENYAIKMKTNPAIAVEKNVQRYKEQLEMFGFDYDWSREINTTDPAYYKWTQWIFLKLLEKGLAYQSHEPINWCPSCKTGLANEDLEDGKCERCGSVVEKKPIRQWVLKITDYAERLLADLDATERAVPLMIRDTGPDAVRADMPLEERDAVVCVVKHWSEDKFLCLRWKSNDWHGLVVGGVEKNEQLAEAAVREVQEETGYQNVRFVREFAKLDSQFYQAIKKVNRFAHFTGVYLELTDDAWKEIDEQEKALHEVVWLSCAEVAGFLNRPDMNYLWDVFTGKEKNIAKPALDWPTSIKELQRNWIGKSDGMIFTAPVKDTNLTIQTFSAHFEACYADTFVVIAPDHPFLQTLLEGTKDKQKVLDFCAALVAKRAQQGFAEEKESEGIFTGRYIVDPLGNGDLPIWVASFALADYGTGIVKCSAHDDRDFVFAKKYGIKLKTVLYPKDAALAEKVRAQEVCFADAQAGVLTEPKEFADENARSVRKEIIAHLESKNLAKKKTTFRLRDWVFSRQRYWGEPIPVVHCEKCGVVPVPEKELPVKLPKVKSYEPTGTGESPLAAIEKWVNTKCPKCRGKAKRETNTMPQWAGSSWYYLRYMDAQNKKALVDPRKEQYWAPVDLYVGGAEHATRHLIYARFWHKFLYDIGVVSTTEPFKKLQHVGLIMAEDGRKMSKRWGNVVNPDEIIATYGADTLRVYEMFMGPFDQQIAWNTNSMIGSRRFLERIWKLAGKVQNAPAIGGDANVSVEIESLMHKSVKKVTSDISEMKFNTAVSTLMVLLNAMDEQASVSREQYETLLKLLAPFAPHMTEELWTKLGNKTSIHLASWPVCDEAKIQEAGRKIGVQVNGKIRAEFAAPAGASDADLEKTALALPEVKRWIEGKKIVKVIVVKGKLVNVVVAEE, encoded by the coding sequence ATGAAACCGCAGAAATTGCTGCCGCCGTACGACCATCTCGCCATCGAGCCGAAGTGGCAGAAGCAGTGGGCGAAGAAAAAAATCTACGCGACCAAGGAGTCGCAAGCCAAGAAAGGCGTGGTTGCGAACGGTACCGCCGCTGCGAAGAAATTCTACGCCCTCGATATGTTCCCGTATCCGTCGGGCGAAGGTCTCCATGTGGGTCATCCAAAGGGCTACATCGCTACCGACGTCGTGTCGCGTATGAAGCGTATGCAAGGTCATTCGGTGTTGCATCCGATGGGTTTCGATGCTTTTGGATTGCCCGCGGAGAACTACGCGATCAAAATGAAGACGAACCCGGCTATCGCCGTGGAGAAAAATGTGCAGCGCTACAAAGAGCAGCTCGAGATGTTTGGCTTCGACTACGATTGGTCCCGCGAGATCAACACCACCGACCCTGCCTACTACAAATGGACACAGTGGATCTTTTTGAAATTACTTGAGAAGGGTCTCGCGTATCAGTCGCATGAGCCGATCAACTGGTGTCCATCCTGCAAGACCGGCTTGGCCAACGAAGATCTCGAGGACGGCAAGTGCGAGCGCTGCGGCAGTGTCGTCGAGAAAAAGCCGATTCGTCAGTGGGTGTTGAAGATCACGGATTACGCGGAGCGATTGCTCGCGGATTTGGATGCGACAGAGCGCGCGGTGCCGCTCATGATCCGCGATACGGGTCCCGATGCGGTGCGTGCGGATATGCCACTCGAAGAGCGCGATGCTGTAGTTTGTGTGGTGAAGCATTGGTCCGAAGATAAGTTTCTCTGTCTCCGTTGGAAGAGCAATGACTGGCACGGCCTCGTGGTGGGTGGTGTCGAGAAGAACGAACAGCTCGCCGAAGCAGCGGTGCGCGAAGTACAAGAAGAGACCGGATATCAGAATGTTCGCTTTGTTCGCGAATTCGCCAAGCTCGACTCGCAGTTTTATCAAGCGATCAAAAAGGTGAATCGCTTCGCGCATTTCACCGGCGTATACCTCGAGCTCACCGATGATGCCTGGAAAGAAATCGACGAGCAAGAAAAAGCTTTGCATGAAGTGGTGTGGTTGTCGTGCGCGGAAGTCGCCGGCTTTTTGAATCGTCCAGACATGAATTATTTGTGGGATGTATTCACTGGCAAAGAAAAAAATATCGCAAAGCCCGCACTCGATTGGCCGACTTCTATCAAAGAGCTCCAACGAAATTGGATTGGAAAGAGCGACGGCATGATTTTCACTGCACCGGTCAAAGATACGAATCTCACTATCCAGACCTTCTCAGCTCACTTTGAAGCCTGCTACGCCGATACATTTGTTGTTATTGCGCCAGATCATCCATTCTTGCAGACGTTGCTTGAAGGAACAAAAGACAAGCAGAAAGTTTTGGATTTTTGCGCAGCACTCGTCGCAAAACGTGCTCAGCAGGGATTTGCTGAAGAGAAGGAATCCGAGGGAATTTTCACGGGCCGATATATTGTCGACCCACTCGGCAACGGTGACCTACCTATCTGGGTGGCGAGCTTTGCTTTGGCCGACTACGGAACTGGTATCGTGAAGTGTTCGGCTCATGACGACCGCGACTTTGTTTTTGCAAAAAAGTACGGCATCAAACTGAAGACCGTTTTGTATCCAAAAGATGCTGCTCTGGCTGAGAAAGTGCGAGCGCAGGAGGTGTGCTTTGCTGATGCTCAGGCTGGTGTGTTGACTGAGCCAAAGGAATTCGCCGACGAGAATGCGCGAAGTGTCCGAAAGGAAATCATTGCTCATCTTGAGTCAAAAAATCTCGCCAAGAAGAAGACGACCTTCCGTCTCCGCGACTGGGTGTTCTCACGTCAGCGATATTGGGGAGAGCCGATCCCTGTGGTGCATTGTGAGAAGTGTGGAGTCGTGCCTGTACCTGAAAAGGAACTGCCTGTGAAGCTTCCAAAAGTGAAGTCATACGAGCCGACTGGCACTGGTGAGTCGCCTTTGGCGGCGATTGAGAAGTGGGTAAACACGAAGTGTCCGAAGTGTCGTGGTAAGGCCAAGCGCGAAACCAACACCATGCCTCAATGGGCAGGTTCGAGTTGGTATTACTTGCGATACATGGATGCGCAGAACAAAAAAGCGCTCGTGGATCCGCGCAAGGAGCAATATTGGGCGCCTGTAGACCTGTATGTCGGCGGGGCCGAGCATGCAACGCGCCACCTTATCTACGCGCGCTTCTGGCACAAGTTTCTGTATGACATTGGGGTGGTCTCGACCACCGAGCCGTTCAAAAAGCTGCAGCACGTCGGCCTCATCATGGCCGAAGATGGACGCAAGATGTCGAAGCGCTGGGGTAATGTCGTGAACCCTGATGAGATTATCGCTACCTATGGCGCGGACACTCTGCGTGTGTACGAAATGTTCATGGGACCATTCGACCAGCAGATCGCTTGGAATACCAACAGCATGATCGGCTCGCGTCGCTTCCTGGAACGCATCTGGAAGCTCGCAGGGAAGGTACAAAATGCGCCGGCTATTGGTGGCGATGCGAATGTGTCAGTCGAGATCGAATCTTTGATGCATAAAAGCGTGAAAAAGGTGACTTCCGATATTTCGGAGATGAAATTCAACACCGCGGTGAGTACCTTGATGGTGTTGCTCAACGCGATGGATGAGCAGGCGAGTGTTTCTCGTGAGCAATACGAGACATTGCTAAAACTGCTCGCGCCATTTGCACCGCACATGACCGAAGAGCTGTGGACGAAGCTCGGCAATAAGACCAGCATCCATCTCGCGTCGTGGCCGGTCTGTGATGAGGCAAAAATCCAAGAGGCTGGCCGCAAGATTGGCGTGCAGGTGAACGGCAAGATTCGCGCAGAATTTGCCGCACCGGCAGGGGCTTCTGATGCAGATCTCGAGAAGACCGCACTCGCCTTGCCGGAAGTGAAGAGGTGGATTGAGGGCAAAAAGATTGTGAAGGTGATCGTGGTGAAAGGGAAGTTGGTGAATGTCGTAGTCGCGGAAGAGTAG
- the ychF gene encoding redox-regulated ATPase YchF, with amino-acid sequence MSLSIGIVGLPNVGKSTLFNALTLKSVPAENYPFCTIDPSVGVVAVPDERLWKLSDFSKTQKTVPAIVEFVDIAGLVKGASEGEGLGNKFLTNIRETDAILEVVRIFEDDKIIHVHGKVDPKGDIETINLELIMADQETVKKRLVNLVRDVKRGDKAAVAEAAVLERIKAALDQSKLANSLQFRDDEMPFAKGMHLLTMKPILYCLNKKAGGKNLDELEGGKDARFASLLAHLAEQKAQYVVVDAGVEHELKEMKGEEKEMFRKELGGNDDGIDNLIRASYDLLGLMTYFTTGEIETRAWTIRKGSTAPIAGTAIHNDFKDRFVKAEVIHWDTLLEAGSFAVAREKGLLRTEGKEYVVVDGDVLEFKVGA; translated from the coding sequence ATGTCGCTATCCATAGGAATTGTCGGTCTCCCAAACGTCGGCAAATCGACGCTGTTTAATGCGCTCACGCTGAAGTCCGTGCCAGCGGAAAACTATCCATTCTGCACCATCGATCCTTCAGTGGGCGTGGTTGCCGTGCCTGACGAACGGCTGTGGAAGCTGTCGGATTTTTCCAAGACACAAAAAACCGTCCCGGCCATCGTGGAATTCGTGGACATTGCGGGGCTTGTGAAGGGTGCGTCTGAAGGCGAAGGTCTCGGCAATAAATTTCTCACCAACATCCGGGAAACCGACGCCATCCTAGAAGTGGTCCGTATTTTTGAGGACGACAAGATCATCCATGTGCACGGCAAGGTGGATCCAAAGGGCGATATTGAGACGATCAATCTCGAGCTCATCATGGCCGACCAGGAGACAGTGAAGAAACGCCTCGTGAACCTCGTGCGCGACGTGAAGCGTGGTGACAAAGCGGCGGTGGCTGAAGCGGCCGTGCTCGAGCGGATCAAAGCGGCACTTGACCAGAGCAAGCTTGCCAATTCGCTGCAGTTCAGAGACGACGAAATGCCTTTTGCGAAGGGTATGCACCTGCTCACAATGAAGCCGATTCTCTATTGTTTGAATAAGAAGGCGGGCGGGAAGAATCTCGACGAGCTCGAAGGCGGCAAGGATGCGCGCTTCGCGTCGCTGCTCGCGCATCTCGCGGAGCAGAAAGCTCAGTATGTCGTGGTGGACGCCGGTGTGGAGCACGAGCTCAAAGAAATGAAAGGCGAGGAGAAGGAAATGTTTCGCAAGGAGCTCGGCGGCAACGATGACGGCATCGACAATCTTATCCGCGCTAGCTACGACCTCCTTGGCTTGATGACGTATTTCACGACGGGCGAAATAGAGACGCGCGCTTGGACTATTCGCAAAGGCTCAACTGCGCCGATCGCTGGCACCGCCATTCACAACGACTTTAAGGACCGATTTGTAAAGGCCGAAGTGATCCATTGGGACACGCTGCTTGAGGCTGGTTCTTTCGCCGTTGCGCGCGAGAAGGGACTGCTCCGCACAGAAGGGAAGGAATATGTCGTGGTGGATGGGGATGTTTTGGAATTCAAGGTGGGGGCGTAG
- a CDS encoding NYN domain-containing protein: MPNSIEDAENDTHNIAFIDGQNLHFGTKETGWSIDHKRFRTYLLEKYHITEAYYFLGFISDNVGDLYDSLQKAGFILSFREHSAALKGSKKGNVDTDIVFSVMKQLVENEPVKQIFIVSGDGDYIKLVDYLIGKKRFGKMLFPNRKFASSLYKKFGGEFFDYLEEPDVRAKIAYDQKQKLEKGGEGEIKKAP; the protein is encoded by the coding sequence ATGCCGAATTCCATCGAGGATGCAGAAAATGATACACACAACATTGCCTTCATTGACGGGCAGAATCTTCACTTTGGAACCAAAGAAACTGGCTGGTCGATAGACCACAAGCGTTTTCGAACATACTTACTCGAAAAATATCACATTACCGAGGCCTACTATTTCCTTGGATTTATTTCGGATAATGTCGGAGATTTGTATGACAGCTTGCAGAAAGCCGGGTTTATTTTATCGTTCAGAGAGCACTCGGCCGCTTTGAAGGGGAGTAAAAAAGGCAACGTCGACACGGACATTGTTTTTAGCGTCATGAAGCAATTGGTTGAGAATGAACCGGTCAAGCAGATATTCATTGTGTCTGGAGACGGCGACTACATCAAGCTTGTCGATTACCTTATCGGCAAAAAGCGATTCGGAAAGATGTTGTTTCCAAACAGGAAGTTTGCTTCGTCGCTTTACAAGAAATTTGGCGGCGAGTTTTTCGACTACTTGGAAGAGCCAGATGTGAGGGCAAAGATCGCTTACGACCAAAAACAGAAGTTAGAGAAAGGCGGAGAAGGAGAAATAAAAAAGGCCCCTTAG
- a CDS encoding glucose-6-phosphate dehydrogenase, protein MEHNTPVTIVIFGATGDLAEKKLFPSLFRMFLNGYLHEDRFCIVGFARRPFSDEAFGAMVEEWCSSVGADGQHDFEEVKSKLSQFISHVRYHQGYFDQLDAYERLMPILAEIDERLGECSHKLFHLALSPFFYEPVLENMHKAGLHLSCADGPGKTRVLLEKPIGIDAKSAKKINALLARIFSEEQIFRIDHYLMKMPLWDLLTMHFTEPSLKDVWNHEFIDHIEFHLFEKIDIQGRGSLYDHVGALRDVGQNHLLQMLALVAMEKPKTDDSEAFREERRKVISKLSLPKLNRKLPRLIRGQYEGYEHEEGVEAGSQTETFFSCETSIDMPRWKGVSFILSAGKGLDASVTEVVVYFKNGDRIEFRIQPDPQVTFHIGGREDMMSWRVIQDHLGHTHNAPDGYEKVYHDALHDEQTGFVSKGEIEASWKCVDALRKLWTALPLVHYPKGSKPLHFGEKMK, encoded by the coding sequence ATGGAACACAATACCCCTGTCACTATTGTCATTTTCGGCGCCACTGGCGATTTGGCGGAGAAGAAACTCTTCCCGTCGCTATTCCGCATGTTCCTCAACGGCTATCTCCACGAAGATCGTTTTTGTATTGTCGGTTTCGCTCGACGCCCTTTTAGTGACGAAGCTTTCGGTGCGATGGTGGAAGAGTGGTGTTCGTCAGTCGGTGCAGATGGCCAGCATGATTTCGAAGAAGTGAAGTCAAAGTTGTCGCAGTTTATTTCGCATGTTCGATACCATCAAGGATATTTTGATCAGCTCGATGCCTACGAGCGCCTCATGCCAATACTCGCGGAGATCGATGAGCGCCTCGGCGAATGCAGCCACAAGCTTTTTCACCTCGCACTCTCACCCTTTTTCTACGAGCCCGTCCTCGAGAATATGCACAAGGCTGGTCTACACCTTTCTTGCGCTGATGGACCAGGGAAAACACGAGTATTACTCGAGAAGCCAATTGGTATCGACGCCAAGAGTGCAAAAAAGATCAATGCACTCCTCGCTCGCATTTTTTCTGAAGAGCAAATCTTCCGCATCGACCACTATCTCATGAAGATGCCGCTTTGGGACTTGCTCACCATGCATTTCACCGAGCCGAGTTTGAAAGATGTTTGGAATCATGAGTTTATTGACCACATTGAATTCCATTTGTTTGAGAAGATCGATATTCAAGGTCGCGGTTCTTTATATGATCATGTCGGTGCACTTCGCGATGTCGGACAAAATCATTTGCTCCAAATGCTCGCCCTCGTTGCAATGGAGAAGCCGAAGACCGATGACAGTGAAGCCTTCCGTGAAGAGCGTCGGAAGGTGATCTCGAAACTTTCGTTACCAAAGTTAAATCGAAAGCTGCCGCGCCTCATCCGTGGACAATATGAGGGGTATGAACACGAAGAGGGTGTGGAGGCTGGATCGCAGACGGAAACTTTTTTCTCTTGCGAGACCTCTATTGACATGCCGCGCTGGAAAGGGGTGAGTTTTATTCTGTCTGCAGGCAAAGGTCTCGATGCCTCGGTGACCGAAGTGGTGGTGTATTTCAAAAATGGCGACCGTATTGAATTTCGCATTCAGCCAGATCCGCAGGTCACCTTCCATATTGGTGGACGAGAGGATATGATGTCGTGGCGGGTGATTCAAGATCATTTGGGTCACACGCACAATGCGCCGGACGGATATGAAAAGGTCTACCACGACGCTCTCCACGACGAACAGACAGGCTTTGTGTCAAAGGGCGAGATTGAGGCGAGTTGGAAGTGCGTGGATGCCTTGCGAAAATTGTGGACAGCACTGCCGCTCGTGCACTATCCGAAAGGCTCGAAGCCGCTTCACTTTGGCGAAAAGATGAAGTAG
- a CDS encoding response regulator codes for MKEKALAGKKILWVEDDMFLSDLMTKKLAKYAPTLFHAKNGDEVFSVLEKEKPDLIVLDVLLPGLNGFEILKKVKSDAATKAIPVVLLSNLNQKSDIEKGAELGAKKFLVKALLTPDDILEEVGKVLGVL; via the coding sequence ATGAAAGAAAAGGCACTCGCTGGCAAGAAGATTTTGTGGGTGGAGGACGATATGTTTTTGAGCGATTTGATGACGAAGAAGCTTGCGAAGTATGCGCCAACGCTGTTCCATGCGAAGAATGGTGACGAGGTGTTTTCCGTGTTGGAGAAAGAGAAGCCAGATCTCATTGTGCTCGATGTACTGTTGCCCGGGCTCAACGGATTCGAGATTTTGAAGAAGGTAAAATCCGACGCCGCGACAAAGGCGATTCCTGTCGTGCTTCTTTCCAATTTGAATCAGAAGAGTGATATTGAGAAAGGTGCGGAGCTTGGCGCGAAGAAGTTTTTGGTGAAGGCTCTCCTCACCCCGGATGATATTTTGGAGGAAGTAGGGAAGGTGCTCGGGGTGCTATAG
- a CDS encoding HAMP domain-containing sensor histidine kinase codes for MNSDIPPRLAHEFGDAVVALAANQIGARRVSEVLSRFYTEDDLSVDRKGRLTCNLPAPHDQHVGIFVRALVGQLEDSIGRKKVTQHLLRIFTDLEKLHPDGQGMSSVVTLLPNGYLEEERLRLLSRVDLARRVKDQTWELEKMNDELEFRVAQRTESLQKLLDEKVKTEKVLKAQSEELQKANTELRGLDQAKSDFISVVAHQLRTPLSALKWTLSLFNSGDVGELSDEQKQYMKKMGETNDHMIKLVNDLLDANSVEVGQLSYSFGPVQVEEVIEDAIEELAAFAKKREVSLAYTKQPLPTVRADAERLHSALQNLIDNAIKYSRAGGAIAVTAEIAGQMLRVNVADQGIGIPEEQKAHVFERFFRARNAIKAENGGTGLGLFIVKKIIEDHGGTIRFVTRENAGSTFTVELPLKK; via the coding sequence ATGAATTCAGATATTCCTCCGCGCCTCGCCCATGAGTTTGGCGATGCGGTGGTCGCTCTCGCGGCGAATCAGATCGGCGCCCGCCGAGTGTCTGAAGTGCTCTCTCGTTTCTATACTGAAGATGATCTTTCTGTCGACCGAAAAGGGCGGCTCACTTGCAACCTGCCCGCCCCGCACGATCAGCATGTCGGTATTTTTGTTCGCGCGCTTGTCGGACAGTTGGAAGACAGTATTGGTCGCAAGAAAGTGACGCAACATCTCCTACGAATTTTTACCGACCTTGAGAAACTGCATCCGGACGGACAGGGAATGTCCAGCGTGGTGACACTTCTGCCGAATGGCTATCTCGAAGAAGAGCGCCTGAGGCTGCTTTCGAGGGTTGACCTCGCTCGACGCGTGAAAGATCAGACTTGGGAGCTCGAAAAGATGAACGACGAGCTTGAATTCCGCGTCGCTCAACGTACCGAGAGTCTGCAGAAGCTGCTCGACGAAAAAGTAAAGACCGAGAAAGTGCTCAAGGCGCAGAGCGAGGAGTTGCAGAAAGCAAACACGGAACTCCGTGGCCTCGACCAGGCAAAGTCCGACTTTATTTCTGTCGTTGCGCATCAGCTCCGTACACCACTTTCGGCTTTGAAGTGGACGTTGAGCCTTTTTAATTCCGGTGATGTCGGCGAGCTTTCCGACGAGCAGAAGCAGTACATGAAGAAGATGGGTGAAACGAATGATCACATGATCAAGCTCGTAAACGATCTTTTGGATGCCAACAGTGTGGAGGTGGGCCAACTCAGCTATTCTTTTGGTCCGGTGCAGGTGGAAGAAGTGATTGAAGATGCGATCGAAGAGCTTGCCGCTTTTGCCAAAAAGAGGGAGGTGTCTCTGGCGTATACGAAGCAGCCGCTACCGACCGTAAGGGCCGATGCGGAACGGCTGCATTCGGCATTGCAAAATCTCATCGACAACGCGATCAAATACAGTCGTGCCGGCGGCGCCATTGCCGTGACGGCTGAGATTGCCGGACAGATGCTGCGTGTGAATGTTGCTGATCAAGGCATCGGCATTCCCGAGGAGCAAAAAGCTCATGTTTTTGAGCGTTTCTTCAGAGCACGCAACGCGATCAAGGCAGAAAATGGCGGTACCGGCCTCGGTTTGTTTATTGTGAAAAAAATCATCGAGGACCACGGTGGTACGATTCGATTTGTCACGCGAGAAAACGCCGGGAGTACGTTTACAGTTGAATTACCGTTGAAAAAGTAA
- a CDS encoding rhodanese-related sulfurtransferase has protein sequence MYTILIYYKYVHVADPRALMLAQKALCEKLGLKGRIIVAEEGINGTFEGLSENVEAYVMEMKQDPRFADIHWKRSAGTADGTAFPRLSVKARKEIVSAHLDDLDPQTGDVNPTELTATHLKPETLREWFEQGKQFSIVDMRNNYEHSVGQFKGAHIPKMSNFRDLPKVAEEIADLKEKPILTVCTAGVRCEKASGYLLKKGFKDVYQLDGGIVTYMEKFPGKDFEGSLYVFDGRVTMNFNDPKTHKVVGRCGRCETPSERYVNCKNLACHDHLIICEGCSEADGAAFCLACAKTAVV, from the coding sequence ATGTACACCATCCTCATTTATTACAAATACGTCCATGTTGCTGATCCAAGGGCCCTCATGTTGGCCCAAAAAGCCCTTTGCGAGAAGCTGGGCTTGAAAGGTCGCATCATCGTTGCCGAAGAAGGAATCAACGGTACTTTCGAGGGTCTCAGCGAGAATGTCGAGGCCTATGTCATGGAAATGAAGCAGGACCCGCGCTTTGCTGATATTCACTGGAAGCGCAGCGCCGGTACTGCCGACGGTACAGCTTTCCCGCGTCTCTCCGTAAAAGCTCGCAAGGAGATCGTGAGTGCTCACCTCGATGACCTCGACCCTCAGACAGGCGATGTAAATCCGACGGAACTCACTGCAACTCACCTGAAGCCGGAAACCTTGCGTGAATGGTTTGAGCAGGGAAAACAATTTTCTATCGTCGACATGCGCAACAACTACGAGCACTCTGTCGGTCAGTTTAAAGGCGCGCATATTCCAAAGATGAGTAATTTTCGAGACTTGCCGAAAGTAGCAGAAGAGATTGCTGATTTGAAAGAAAAACCAATCCTCACTGTCTGCACTGCCGGCGTACGTTGCGAAAAGGCTTCGGGGTATTTGCTCAAAAAAGGGTTCAAGGACGTGTACCAGCTCGATGGTGGTATTGTCACGTATATGGAAAAGTTTCCAGGAAAAGATTTTGAGGGTAGCTTGTATGTCTTCGATGGCCGCGTCACGATGAATTTTAATGATCCGAAGACCCACAAGGTGGTCGGCCGCTGCGGACGCTGCGAGACGCCATCGGAACGGTATGTCAACTGCAAGAATCTCGCCTGCCACGACCACCTCATCATTTGCGAAGGCTGTTCCGAGGCGGATGGCGCGGCGTTTTGCCTAGCGTGCGCGAAAACGGCTGTGGTATAA
- a CDS encoding guanylate kinase: MASSSPGQKHSPQNGRFTCLVGPTAVGKTTFVDMLVKGGYGRRQITCTTRAPRPDEEDGKDYYFFTREVFMKRQQEGLFLEYAEVHGNLYGTPKAPILESLAAGEDVVCAIDIQGLRQIKAHDDELIRHGLLAIFIYASMATVERHLRVRALAQGKPISEEEVAARLASAKKELGCVSECQATVVNDLDGPEHIAAAFSALRRAIDLRGRLASAKSQLRPWHQHPWVPRSAAAA, translated from the coding sequence ATGGCAAGTTCCAGTCCTGGTCAAAAACACAGCCCACAAAACGGTAGGTTCACCTGCCTTGTTGGTCCGACAGCAGTCGGGAAAACGACCTTTGTGGACATGTTGGTGAAGGGAGGGTATGGTCGTCGGCAGATCACCTGCACGACACGCGCTCCACGTCCCGATGAAGAAGATGGGAAGGATTACTACTTCTTTACTCGTGAAGTGTTCATGAAACGTCAGCAGGAGGGACTATTCCTCGAATATGCTGAGGTGCACGGTAATCTCTATGGCACACCCAAAGCGCCGATCCTGGAAAGTCTCGCTGCCGGTGAGGATGTGGTCTGCGCGATTGATATTCAAGGCTTGCGGCAGATCAAGGCGCATGATGATGAGTTGATCCGTCACGGCCTGTTGGCGATCTTCATCTACGCTTCAATGGCAACCGTGGAACGGCACTTGCGGGTTCGTGCATTGGCGCAAGGAAAGCCCATCTCCGAAGAGGAGGTTGCTGCACGTCTCGCATCAGCTAAAAAGGAGCTGGGGTGCGTTTCAGAATGTCAGGCTACCGTCGTCAATGATCTCGATGGGCCGGAACACATCGCCGCCGCTTTTTCGGCACTGCGTCGCGCGATTGATCTGCGTGGTCGTTTGGCGAGTGCTAAGAGCCAGTTGCGGCCATGGCACCAGCATCCGTGGGTTCCTCGATCTGCCGCTGCGGCATGA
- a CDS encoding HD domain-containing protein, whose product MKARSNKKVATAEKVPIQRDLTRDTELLYEIGCFRHVQRTWKRFHNPDVANASEHTFRVMWTALMLAKHEREMGGATKKMSEEKILKIAMAHDLAESRTGDVDYISRQYTQRDEEKGAHDMFNGTVFAAEVLPLLAEYEKRQSLEAKIVKDADTLDVELELMEEHSRGNELGGKLLESRKVVVYNKLFTESARQFWHKIHGTHPHSWHMNASGNRFNSGDWKK is encoded by the coding sequence ATGAAAGCTAGATCGAACAAGAAAGTTGCTACTGCAGAAAAGGTGCCGATTCAGCGAGACCTCACCCGCGATACCGAACTTCTCTACGAGATTGGCTGTTTTCGGCACGTCCAGCGCACATGGAAGCGATTTCACAATCCTGACGTGGCAAATGCTTCGGAGCACACGTTTCGTGTGATGTGGACGGCCTTGATGCTCGCGAAGCATGAAAGGGAGATGGGTGGCGCGACCAAGAAAATGAGCGAAGAAAAGATCCTGAAGATCGCCATGGCACACGACCTCGCTGAGAGCCGCACGGGTGATGTTGACTATATTTCTCGCCAATACACTCAGCGCGATGAGGAAAAGGGTGCACACGATATGTTTAACGGGACTGTTTTTGCTGCCGAGGTCTTGCCACTACTTGCCGAATACGAAAAGCGTCAATCGCTAGAGGCGAAGATCGTGAAAGATGCCGACACTCTAGACGTGGAATTAGAGCTGATGGAAGAACACTCGCGCGGCAATGAATTAGGTGGCAAACTGCTCGAGTCTCGCAAGGTCGTCGTCTACAACAAGCTGTTCACTGAAAGCGCGCGGCAATTTTGGCACAAGATCCACGGTACCCATCCGCACAGCTGGCACATGAACGCGAGCGGCAACCGTTTCAATAGTGGGGATTGGAAGAAGTAG
- a CDS encoding 8-oxo-dGTP diphosphatase, which yields MRKLFTPCVVHQGPKILLGMKKVGLGAGRWNGFGGKVEPGEAIDVAAVRELREEVCIETLDIRQKGILEFSFENNPKILEVHVFEATKFSGTPAETEEMTPCWFDLAKIPYEQMWSDDIHWLPLLLAGKTFHGKFHFDQPSTANYSAKILSQELREVSTLWLSCHFYILSS from the coding sequence ATGAGAAAGCTATTCACCCCTTGTGTCGTCCATCAAGGTCCGAAGATCCTTCTCGGCATGAAAAAGGTTGGCCTCGGTGCTGGCCGCTGGAATGGGTTTGGCGGGAAAGTTGAACCTGGCGAGGCGATTGATGTTGCAGCGGTCCGTGAGCTTCGGGAAGAGGTATGTATCGAGACTTTGGATATTCGGCAGAAAGGTATCCTCGAATTCAGTTTCGAAAACAATCCGAAAATACTCGAGGTGCATGTGTTTGAGGCTACGAAATTCAGCGGCACACCCGCGGAGACCGAGGAGATGACACCGTGTTGGTTCGACCTTGCGAAGATCCCCTACGAGCAGATGTGGTCCGACGATATTCACTGGCTGCCGTTGCTGCTTGCGGGCAAGACCTTCCACGGCAAATTCCATTTTGACCAGCCTTCCACGGCCAATTATTCGGCAAAGATTTTGTCGCAGGAGTTGCGGGAGGTGTCAACGTTGTGGCTTTCCTGTCATTTTTATATACTGTCCTCATGA